The following are encoded together in the Nocardioides sp. Arc9.136 genome:
- a CDS encoding acyl-CoA dehydrogenase family protein, with amino-acid sequence MDFSFTPEQDEAAELAARILADRATPERMRAVEQAGDRFDRELWRDLGDAGLLGLALPEAHGGAGLGLVELCRVLVEVGRTVAPVPLAFHGPAALLLAEHGSTEQQASWLPGAASGSAVLTAAVAEDRSFAPERPTTVAAGDAAGGWRLTGAKAVVPAGAYADLLLVPADTPEGVGVFLVRPDDSGVTLTPQDFTDGDRVARLELDGAALGADRLVGPADGSVDRRLRQLLVLAAAAEQLGVTEGALALTAAYAGTREQFGRPIGTFQAVSQRLADGYIDVLGQRLTLWHAAWRLAEGLPAESEVAVAKLWAADAGHRLAHTTIHVHGGVGIDLDGEAHRYFTTAKRFEFLHGGATEQALLIGRHLAAEPA; translated from the coding sequence ATGGACTTCTCCTTCACCCCCGAGCAGGACGAGGCCGCCGAGCTGGCCGCGCGCATCCTCGCCGACCGCGCGACGCCCGAGCGGATGCGCGCGGTCGAGCAGGCCGGCGACCGCTTCGACCGCGAGCTGTGGCGCGACCTCGGCGACGCCGGCCTGCTCGGCCTCGCGCTCCCCGAGGCGCACGGCGGGGCCGGCCTCGGGCTCGTCGAGCTCTGCCGTGTCCTGGTCGAGGTGGGCCGCACGGTCGCCCCGGTGCCGCTGGCCTTCCACGGGCCGGCCGCCCTCCTGCTCGCCGAGCACGGCTCGACCGAGCAGCAGGCGTCCTGGCTGCCGGGGGCCGCGTCGGGCTCCGCCGTCCTCACCGCCGCCGTCGCGGAGGACCGCTCCTTCGCACCCGAGCGGCCCACCACCGTGGCCGCGGGCGACGCCGCCGGCGGGTGGCGGCTGACCGGGGCCAAGGCCGTCGTCCCGGCCGGCGCGTACGCCGACCTGCTGCTCGTCCCGGCCGACACCCCCGAGGGGGTCGGCGTCTTCCTGGTCCGCCCCGACGACAGCGGCGTCACCCTCACCCCGCAGGACTTCACCGACGGCGACCGCGTCGCCCGGCTCGAGCTGGACGGGGCCGCGCTCGGTGCGGACCGCCTCGTGGGGCCCGCCGACGGTTCGGTGGACCGCCGGCTGCGGCAGCTGCTGGTGCTCGCCGCCGCCGCCGAGCAGCTCGGCGTCACCGAGGGCGCGCTCGCGCTGACCGCGGCGTACGCGGGGACGCGGGAGCAGTTCGGGCGACCGATCGGCACCTTCCAGGCCGTCTCCCAGCGGCTGGCCGACGGCTACATCGACGTCCTCGGCCAGCGGCTGACGCTGTGGCACGCCGCCTGGCGGCTCGCCGAGGGCCTGCCCGCGGAGAGCGAGGTGGCGGTGGCGAAGCTCTGGGCCGCCGACGCGGGCCACCGGCTGGCCCACACCACGATCCACGTCCACGGCGGTGTCGGCATCGACCTCGACGGCGAGGCGCACCGGTACTTCACCACCGCCAAGCGGTTCGAGTTCCTCCACGGCGGGGCCACCGAGCAGGCCCTGCTCATCGGCCGGCACCTCGCGGCCGAGCCGGCCTGA
- a CDS encoding Rieske 2Fe-2S domain-containing protein, translated as MSDTGSSTRYLDQGKPPERFARGWHCLGLESAFADGRPHGIEAFGTKLVVWQDSQGGTNVLDGYCRHMGGDLTQGSVKGDEVACPFHDWRWGGDGKCKQIPYARRVPLRARTQKYPVVIRNGQVLVWHDVEGSAPDLDVLPPELPGIGTDEWTDWFWEVVPIEGSNCRELIDNVVDMAHFYYVHLSFPTSFRNVFEGTRATQYMGSKGRPDVSGGYGDAEMFLKSEATYFGPSYMVNWLEVDYKGFVTEVVLVNCHLPTGPDSFTLQYGIAVKKPEGLDEATAQYIAKKYATMFGEGFLQDVHIWKNKVPVQNPLLCEEDGPVYQLRRWYEQFYVDVADIAPEMVDRFEFEVDTTKANEFWQAEVAENLARKAAEDSAPADGVADPEAEGKPQVMTGT; from the coding sequence ATGAGCGACACCGGATCCAGCACCCGCTACCTGGACCAGGGCAAGCCGCCGGAGCGCTTCGCGCGCGGCTGGCACTGCCTCGGCCTGGAGTCGGCCTTCGCCGACGGCCGGCCGCACGGCATCGAGGCGTTCGGCACCAAGCTGGTCGTGTGGCAGGACAGCCAGGGCGGCACCAACGTCCTCGACGGCTACTGCCGCCACATGGGCGGGGACCTGACCCAGGGCAGCGTCAAGGGCGACGAGGTCGCCTGTCCCTTCCACGACTGGCGCTGGGGCGGCGACGGGAAGTGCAAGCAGATCCCCTACGCCCGCCGCGTCCCGCTGCGCGCCCGCACCCAGAAGTACCCCGTGGTCATCCGGAACGGCCAGGTGCTGGTGTGGCACGACGTCGAGGGCTCGGCCCCCGACCTGGACGTCCTCCCTCCCGAGCTGCCGGGGATCGGCACCGACGAGTGGACCGACTGGTTCTGGGAGGTCGTGCCGATCGAGGGCTCGAACTGCCGCGAGCTGATCGACAACGTCGTGGACATGGCGCACTTCTACTACGTGCACCTGTCCTTCCCGACGAGCTTCCGCAACGTCTTCGAGGGCACCCGCGCCACGCAGTACATGGGCTCCAAGGGTCGCCCCGACGTGAGCGGCGGGTACGGCGACGCCGAGATGTTCCTGAAGTCCGAGGCGACCTACTTCGGCCCGTCGTACATGGTCAACTGGCTCGAGGTCGACTACAAGGGCTTCGTCACCGAGGTCGTCCTGGTCAACTGCCACCTGCCCACGGGGCCGGACTCGTTCACCCTGCAGTACGGCATCGCCGTCAAGAAGCCCGAGGGCCTCGACGAGGCGACCGCGCAGTACATCGCGAAGAAGTACGCCACGATGTTCGGCGAGGGCTTCCTCCAGGACGTGCACATCTGGAAGAACAAGGTGCCGGTGCAGAACCCGCTCCTGTGCGAGGAGGACGGCCCGGTCTACCAGCTGCGTCGCTGGTACGAGCAGTTCTACGTCGACGTCGCCGACATCGCCCCGGAGATGGTCGACCGCTTCGAGTTCGAGGTCGACACCACCAAGGCCAACGAGTTCTGGCAGGCCGAGGTCGCGGAGAACCTCGCGAGGAAGGCGGCCGAGGACTCCGCGCCGGCGGACGGTGTGGCCGACCCGGAGGCCGAGGGCAAGCCCCAGGTCATGACGGGGACCTGA
- the uvrA gene encoding excinuclease ABC subunit UvrA, which translates to MADQLIIRGAREHNLKDVSLDLPRDSLIVFTGLSGSGKSSLAFDTIFAEGQRRYVESLSAYARQFLGQMDKPDVDFIEGLSPAVSIDQKSTSKNPRSTVGTITEVYDYLRLLYARAGRPHCPTCGAPIERQTPQQIVDRVLALEEGRRFQVLAPVIRARKGEYVELFRQLQTQGFSRARVDGETHGLDDVPKLDKQKKHTIEVVVDRLAVKESSKRRLTDSVETALNLSGGLVLLDFVDLDAKDPGREMRFSEKMACPNDHPIDVDELEPRSFSFNSPFGACPKCHGIGTRMEVDPELVVPDDTATLGEGAIQPWSQAHVADYFLRLMGALGKEVGFDLNTPWRDLTPKAQKSLLDGHSTKVHVVTRNRYGRERAYYAEFEGVRTYVERRHREAETDTSRERFEGFMREVPCPACGGSRLKPVSMAVTLGSRDGGGKNIAEVCALPINESAEFLRDLDLSTRERQIAEQVLKEIQERLRFLLDVGLDYLSLDRPSGSLSGGEAQRIRLATQIGAGLVGVLYVLDEPSIGLHQRDNQRLIETLIRLKDLGNTLIVVEHDEDTIKVADWVVDIGPGAGEHGGQVVHTGTVQDLYDHPDSMTGQYLSGRREIPVPAVRRPRTVGRELTVVGAREHNLRDVDVTFPLGMFVAVTGVSGSGKSTLVNDILYTSLAKHLYRARTVPGRHRKITGLEHIDKVIHVDQSPIGRTPRSNPATYTGVFDHVRKLFAQTPEAKMRGYLQGRFSFNVKGGRCEACAGDGTIKIEMNFLPDVYVPCEVCHGARYNRETLEVHYKGKTIAEVLDMPIEEAVDFFAAVPAINRHLKTLVEVGLGYVRLGQPATTLSGGEAQRVKLAAELQKRSAGRTLYVLDEPTTGLHFEDIRKLLLVLGRLVDQGNSVLVIEHNLDVIKTADWVVDMGPEGGSRGGTVVAEGTPEQVAAVPESHTGRYLAPLLEGKEAEQPRGKAPASSAPLSRAEAAAKAKADATLARAEAKKAARKAAKAPAKKAAAAKAPAKAAGGKAAAGGA; encoded by the coding sequence GTGGCTGACCAGCTGATCATCCGGGGCGCCCGGGAGCACAACCTCAAGGACGTCTCGCTGGACCTCCCGCGCGACTCCCTGATCGTGTTCACCGGTCTCTCGGGCTCCGGCAAGTCCTCGCTGGCGTTCGACACCATCTTCGCCGAGGGCCAGCGCCGGTACGTCGAGTCGCTCTCGGCGTACGCCCGGCAGTTCCTCGGGCAGATGGACAAGCCCGACGTCGACTTCATCGAGGGCCTCTCGCCCGCGGTCTCCATCGACCAGAAGTCGACCTCGAAGAACCCGCGCTCGACCGTCGGCACGATCACCGAGGTCTACGACTACCTCCGGCTGCTCTACGCGCGGGCGGGACGGCCGCACTGCCCGACCTGCGGGGCCCCGATCGAGCGGCAGACCCCGCAGCAGATCGTCGACCGCGTGCTGGCCCTCGAGGAGGGCCGGCGGTTCCAGGTGCTCGCGCCGGTCATCCGTGCCCGCAAGGGCGAGTACGTCGAGCTCTTCCGCCAGCTGCAGACCCAGGGGTTCTCCCGCGCCCGGGTCGACGGTGAGACCCACGGCCTGGACGACGTCCCGAAGCTGGACAAGCAGAAGAAGCACACCATCGAGGTCGTCGTCGACCGGCTCGCGGTCAAGGAGTCCTCCAAGCGACGCCTGACCGACTCGGTCGAGACCGCGCTCAACCTGTCCGGCGGGCTGGTGCTCCTCGACTTCGTGGACCTCGACGCCAAGGACCCGGGCCGCGAGATGCGGTTCAGCGAGAAGATGGCGTGCCCCAACGACCACCCCATCGACGTCGACGAGCTCGAGCCGCGCTCGTTCTCGTTCAACTCGCCGTTCGGCGCGTGCCCCAAGTGCCACGGCATCGGCACCCGGATGGAGGTCGACCCCGAGCTGGTCGTCCCGGACGACACCGCCACCCTGGGCGAGGGCGCGATCCAGCCCTGGAGCCAGGCGCACGTCGCCGACTACTTCCTCCGGCTGATGGGTGCGCTCGGCAAGGAGGTCGGCTTCGACCTCAACACGCCGTGGCGCGACCTGACGCCCAAGGCGCAGAAGTCGCTGCTCGACGGGCACTCGACCAAGGTCCACGTCGTCACCCGCAACCGGTACGGCCGCGAGCGCGCCTACTACGCGGAGTTCGAGGGCGTGCGGACCTACGTCGAGCGGCGCCACCGCGAGGCCGAGACCGACACGAGCCGGGAGCGCTTCGAGGGCTTCATGCGCGAGGTGCCGTGCCCCGCGTGCGGCGGCAGCCGGCTCAAGCCGGTCTCCATGGCGGTCACGCTCGGGTCGCGCGACGGCGGCGGCAAGAACATCGCCGAGGTCTGCGCGCTGCCGATCAACGAGTCCGCGGAGTTCCTCCGCGACCTCGACCTGTCGACCCGCGAGCGGCAGATCGCCGAGCAGGTGCTCAAGGAGATCCAGGAGCGGCTGCGGTTCCTCCTCGACGTCGGGCTCGACTACCTCTCGCTGGACCGGCCCTCGGGCTCGCTGTCGGGCGGCGAGGCGCAGCGGATCCGGCTCGCCACCCAGATCGGTGCCGGGCTGGTCGGGGTGCTCTACGTCCTGGACGAGCCGTCGATCGGCCTGCACCAGCGCGACAACCAGCGCCTGATCGAGACCCTGATCCGGCTCAAGGACCTGGGCAACACCCTCATCGTCGTCGAGCACGACGAGGACACCATCAAGGTGGCCGACTGGGTCGTCGACATCGGCCCGGGGGCCGGCGAGCACGGCGGCCAGGTCGTCCACACCGGCACCGTCCAGGACCTCTACGACCACCCGGACTCGATGACCGGGCAGTACCTCTCCGGTCGGCGCGAGATCCCGGTCCCCGCCGTCCGCCGCCCGCGGACCGTGGGCCGCGAGCTCACCGTCGTCGGTGCCCGCGAGCACAACCTGCGCGACGTCGACGTGACGTTCCCGCTCGGCATGTTCGTGGCGGTCACCGGCGTCTCCGGGTCGGGCAAGTCGACGCTGGTCAACGACATCCTCTACACGTCGCTGGCCAAGCACCTGTACCGCGCCCGGACCGTCCCGGGCCGGCACCGCAAGATCACCGGGCTCGAGCACATCGACAAGGTGATCCACGTCGACCAGTCGCCGATCGGTCGCACGCCGCGGTCCAACCCGGCGACGTACACCGGCGTCTTCGACCACGTCCGCAAGCTGTTCGCGCAGACCCCCGAGGCGAAGATGCGCGGCTACCTGCAGGGCCGGTTCTCCTTCAACGTCAAGGGTGGCCGCTGCGAGGCGTGCGCCGGCGACGGCACGATCAAGATCGAGATGAACTTCCTCCCGGACGTCTACGTCCCGTGCGAGGTCTGCCACGGCGCCCGGTACAACCGCGAGACCCTCGAGGTGCACTACAAGGGCAAGACCATCGCCGAGGTCCTCGACATGCCGATCGAGGAGGCCGTCGACTTCTTCGCCGCGGTGCCGGCCATCAACCGGCACCTCAAGACGCTGGTCGAGGTCGGCCTGGGCTACGTCCGGCTCGGGCAGCCGGCGACGACGCTCTCCGGTGGCGAGGCGCAGCGCGTCAAGCTCGCGGCCGAGCTGCAGAAGCGCTCCGCCGGCCGCACGCTCTACGTGCTCGACGAGCCGACGACGGGTCTGCACTTCGAGGACATCCGCAAGCTCCTGCTGGTGCTGGGCCGCCTGGTCGACCAGGGCAACAGCGTGCTGGTCATCGAGCACAACCTCGACGTCATCAAGACCGCGGACTGGGTCGTCGACATGGGCCCCGAGGGTGGTTCCCGGGGCGGCACGGTCGTCGCGGAGGGCACGCCGGAGCAGGTCGCCGCCGTTCCCGAGAGCCACACCGGCCGCTACCTCGCGCCGCTCCTCGAGGGCAAGGAGGCCGAGCAGCCCCGGGGCAAGGCGCCGGCGTCGTCCGCGCCGCTGAGCCGGGCCGAGGCCGCCGCGAAGGCGAAGGCCGACGCGACGCTCGCGCGGGCGGAGGCGAAGAAGGCGGCCCGGAAGGCGGCGAAGGCGCCGGCGAAGAAGGCCGCTGCCGCGAAGGCGCCGGCGAAGGCCGCTGGAGGGAAGGCGGCTGCGGGCGGGGCCTGA
- a CDS encoding MBL fold metallo-hydrolase, which translates to MNDYTGAVSPGGPADVRELAQLRIAKVAVDEQMSNNCYLLTCRESGEQLLVDAAAEPSTLLPLVGGAGLSTVVTTHQHWDHHRALGEVVAATGAEVLAGEPDAAAITEQTGVEVTRPLRHGDTVTVGRCALEVIALAGHTPGSVALLYDDPEGHPHLWTGDSLFPGGVGNTFGDADAFRQLVDEVGTKVFARLPDETWFYPGHGGDSTLGAERPHLPEWRERGW; encoded by the coding sequence GTGAACGACTACACGGGCGCGGTGTCGCCGGGTGGCCCGGCCGACGTGCGGGAGCTCGCCCAGCTGCGCATCGCGAAGGTCGCGGTCGACGAGCAGATGTCGAACAACTGCTACCTGCTGACCTGCCGGGAGTCCGGCGAGCAGCTGCTGGTCGACGCCGCTGCGGAGCCGAGCACCCTGCTCCCCCTCGTCGGCGGCGCCGGCCTGTCGACGGTCGTGACGACGCACCAGCACTGGGACCACCACCGGGCGCTCGGCGAGGTCGTCGCGGCGACCGGCGCCGAGGTGCTCGCCGGCGAGCCGGACGCGGCCGCGATCACCGAGCAGACCGGTGTCGAGGTCACGCGACCGCTCCGCCACGGCGACACCGTGACCGTCGGCCGCTGCGCGCTCGAGGTCATCGCCCTCGCCGGGCACACCCCCGGCTCGGTGGCGCTGCTGTACGACGACCCGGAGGGCCACCCGCACCTGTGGACCGGCGACAGCCTCTTCCCGGGCGGCGTGGGGAACACGTTCGGCGACGCCGACGCCTTCCGGCAGCTGGTCGACGAGGTCGGCACGAAGGTCTTCGCCCGGCTGCCCGACGAGACCTGGTTCTACCCCGGTCACGGCGGCGACTCCACGCTCGGCGCCGAGCGGCCGCACCTGCCGGAGTGGCGCGAGCGCGGCTGGTAG
- a CDS encoding ferredoxin--NADP reductase, which translates to MDTDSFELKILDVVEETPDARSISFEVPAGAEEHFAYKPGQFLTVAVPSDQTGVAARCYSLCSSPVGGGPLTITVKRTDGGYASNWMCDNLAPGDSLRVLPPSGIFTPASLSADLLLFAGGSGITPVMSITRTALEQGTGRIVLFYANRDESSVIFAGELARLAAAHPERLVVVHWLESVQGLPTHEQVKAFAAGYPTYDAFVCGPTPFMKMTVAALKELEFPRERRHQEKFVSLGGNPFGDLHDVEVAEQEIDAAEHDEDDAALEPASHGGGPSGPVRLEVELDGETHSFDDWAPGTKMLDHLEAKGVKAPYSCREGECSACAVRLLEGDVDMLHNDVLDDEDLADGIRLACQSVPTTDTVRATYN; encoded by the coding sequence GTGGACACCGACTCCTTCGAGCTGAAGATCCTCGACGTCGTCGAGGAGACGCCCGACGCCCGTTCCATCAGCTTCGAGGTGCCTGCCGGCGCCGAGGAGCACTTCGCCTACAAGCCGGGGCAGTTCCTCACCGTCGCCGTGCCGAGCGACCAGACGGGCGTGGCGGCGCGGTGCTACTCGCTGTGCAGCAGCCCGGTCGGCGGCGGCCCGCTGACGATCACGGTCAAGCGGACCGATGGCGGGTACGCCTCGAACTGGATGTGCGACAACCTCGCGCCCGGCGACAGCCTGCGGGTGCTCCCGCCGAGCGGCATCTTCACCCCGGCCTCGCTCAGCGCGGACCTGCTGCTGTTCGCGGGCGGGAGCGGCATCACGCCGGTCATGTCGATCACCCGCACGGCGTTGGAGCAGGGGACCGGCCGGATCGTCCTGTTCTACGCCAACCGCGACGAGTCCTCGGTGATCTTCGCCGGCGAGCTGGCCCGCCTGGCCGCCGCGCACCCCGAGCGGCTCGTCGTCGTCCACTGGCTGGAGTCGGTCCAGGGGCTGCCCACCCACGAGCAGGTCAAGGCGTTCGCCGCCGGCTACCCGACGTACGACGCGTTCGTGTGCGGTCCGACGCCCTTCATGAAGATGACGGTGGCCGCCCTCAAGGAGCTCGAGTTCCCGCGCGAGCGCCGCCACCAGGAGAAGTTCGTCTCCCTCGGCGGCAACCCGTTCGGCGACCTGCACGATGTCGAGGTGGCCGAGCAGGAGATCGACGCCGCGGAGCACGACGAGGACGACGCCGCGCTGGAGCCCGCCAGCCACGGCGGCGGCCCGTCGGGGCCGGTCCGGCTCGAGGTCGAGCTCGACGGGGAGACGCACTCCTTCGACGACTGGGCGCCGGGCACCAAGATGCTCGACCACCTCGAGGCGAAGGGCGTCAAGGCGCCGTACTCCTGCCGCGAGGGGGAGTGCTCGGCCTGTGCGGTCCGGCTCCTCGAGGGCGACGTGGACATGCTCCACAACGACGTGCTCGACGACGAGGACCTCGCCGACGGCATCCGGCTGGCCTGCCAGTCGGTGCCGACGACCGACACGGTGCGCGCGACGTACAACTGA
- a CDS encoding maleylpyruvate isomerase family mycothiol-dependent enzyme, whose protein sequence is MPDPQTFPAGARDPRHALADADGRLVRTVDAMSPDEWRAPSLLPGWSRTHVVAHVVLNAEALAGVLDAAARGEQAAMYPSQERRDGDIEALAAATPQELRDRLLASTTAFADALAAVSDEGWRGTFDRTPGARPRPLVDVPDMRWREVELHHLDLGLGATPEGWPADFAAALVGAMVARGPSTTPLRVHATDLDRTWESAPGATTTVRGTAADLGWWLSGRRPVPGAGTGPTSDDGVLPRIEEL, encoded by the coding sequence ATGCCGGACCCACAGACCTTCCCCGCCGGGGCACGCGATCCGCGTCACGCGCTGGCCGACGCCGACGGGCGGCTCGTCCGCACCGTGGACGCGATGTCCCCCGACGAGTGGCGTGCCCCGAGCCTCCTCCCGGGGTGGAGCCGGACGCACGTCGTCGCGCACGTCGTGCTCAACGCCGAGGCCCTCGCCGGCGTGCTCGACGCCGCCGCCCGGGGTGAGCAGGCCGCGATGTACCCCAGCCAGGAACGCCGCGACGGCGACATCGAGGCGCTGGCCGCGGCGACGCCGCAGGAGCTCCGCGACCGGCTGCTGGCCTCGACGACGGCGTTCGCGGACGCCCTGGCGGCGGTGTCGGACGAGGGGTGGCGGGGTACGTTCGACCGCACCCCCGGGGCGCGGCCGCGGCCACTCGTCGACGTGCCGGACATGCGGTGGCGCGAGGTCGAGCTCCACCACCTCGACCTCGGGCTCGGTGCGACGCCGGAGGGCTGGCCGGCGGACTTCGCCGCGGCGCTGGTCGGCGCGATGGTCGCCCGCGGCCCGTCGACGACCCCGCTGCGGGTGCACGCCACCGACCTCGACCGGACCTGGGAGTCGGCGCCGGGCGCCACGACCACCGTCCGGGGCACCGCCGCGGACCTGGGATGGTGGCTCAGCGGCCGCCGCCCGGTCCCGGGCGCCGGCACCGGACCCACGAGCGACGACGGCGTGCTGCCGAGGATCGAGGAGCTGTGA
- a CDS encoding acyl-CoA dehydrogenase family protein, with the protein MHLALTDAELRLREELHEYFSEVVTPEVRAGLAASAGEVGEAGVYKDVIRRLGRDGWLGIGWPEEYGGQARSMVEQLIFTDVAADHGVPIPYLTLNTVGPTIMRYGTPEQKDHFLPRILAGDLHFSIGYSEPGSGTDLASLRTRAVREGDEWVVNGQKMWTSLIQYADWVWLACRTDPDLPRHKGLSMILVPTDAPGFSWTPVHTVAGVGTSATYYEDVRVPVGNLVGELNGGWALMTNQLNHERVALTSSAPLTQSLRLVRAWAQETKNAAGDRVIDTEWVQIALGRAHARITMLTQLNWKLASDADHGVDLSPAEASATKIYGSELATEVYRSLMEVVGPNAALPASTDGAVLAGRLERMYRSSLVMTFGGGTNEIQRDIIGYVGLGLPAAKR; encoded by the coding sequence ATGCACCTGGCACTGACGGATGCGGAGCTGCGGCTCCGCGAGGAGCTGCACGAGTACTTCTCGGAGGTGGTCACCCCCGAGGTCCGGGCCGGCTTGGCTGCCTCCGCCGGCGAGGTCGGCGAGGCGGGCGTCTACAAGGACGTCATCCGCCGGCTGGGCAGGGACGGGTGGCTGGGGATCGGCTGGCCCGAGGAGTACGGCGGCCAGGCCCGCTCGATGGTGGAGCAGCTGATCTTCACCGACGTCGCGGCCGACCACGGGGTGCCCATCCCCTACCTGACGCTCAACACGGTCGGGCCGACGATCATGCGGTACGGCACGCCCGAGCAGAAGGACCACTTCCTGCCCCGGATCCTCGCCGGCGACCTGCACTTCTCGATCGGCTACTCCGAGCCCGGGTCCGGCACCGACCTGGCGTCCCTGCGCACGCGGGCGGTCCGCGAGGGCGACGAGTGGGTGGTCAACGGGCAGAAGATGTGGACCTCGCTCATCCAGTACGCCGACTGGGTCTGGCTGGCCTGCCGCACCGATCCCGACCTGCCGCGCCACAAGGGCCTGTCGATGATCCTCGTCCCCACCGACGCACCCGGCTTCTCGTGGACGCCCGTCCACACCGTCGCCGGCGTCGGCACCAGTGCGACGTACTACGAGGACGTGCGCGTCCCGGTCGGGAACCTGGTCGGCGAGCTCAACGGCGGCTGGGCGCTGATGACCAACCAGCTCAACCACGAGCGCGTCGCCCTCACCTCCTCCGCGCCGCTGACCCAGTCGCTGCGGCTGGTGCGCGCCTGGGCGCAGGAGACCAAGAACGCCGCCGGCGACCGGGTGATCGACACCGAGTGGGTGCAGATCGCGCTGGGCCGCGCCCACGCCCGGATCACGATGCTGACCCAGCTGAACTGGAAGCTCGCCTCCGACGCCGACCACGGCGTGGACCTCTCCCCCGCCGAGGCGTCGGCGACCAAGATCTACGGCTCGGAGCTGGCGACCGAGGTCTACCGCTCCCTGATGGAGGTCGTCGGCCCGAACGCCGCGCTCCCCGCCTCCACCGACGGGGCCGTGCTCGCCGGACGCCTGGAGCGGATGTACCGGTCCTCGCTCGTCATGACCTTCGGCGGCGGCACCAACGAGATCCAGCGCGACATCATCGGCTACGTGGGCCTCGGGCTGCCCGCGGCGAAGAGGTAG